Proteins encoded together in one Ferroglobus placidus DSM 10642 window:
- a CDS encoding ZIP family metal transporter codes for MLEYILLSTFAISLLSLVGIFTIAMNDELFRKIIFFMVSFATGILIGASFLHLIPEAVEHVEAKAAMLVFILGFSSFYLLERILRWRHCHEDDCEVHPVTYLALIGDSVHNFVDGIVIAASYLVDFKLGLISTFAVASHELPQELGDFSVLVFGGFSKKKALLFNFLTALTAVFGAIFGFFLLKEHDVTSYLLAFAAGNFTYVASSDLIPELHKVAEFKRSAASFLFFVVGIFVMYLLSRGHP; via the coding sequence ATGCTGGAGTACATCCTTTTAAGCACTTTCGCTATAAGTCTTCTCTCTCTCGTTGGCATTTTCACGATAGCGATGAACGATGAGCTTTTCAGAAAGATAATCTTTTTCATGGTCAGCTTCGCAACTGGTATTCTTATCGGTGCATCATTTTTACACTTAATTCCCGAAGCTGTGGAACACGTTGAAGCTAAAGCAGCCATGCTCGTCTTCATTCTCGGATTTTCGTCTTTCTACCTTCTCGAAAGAATTCTGAGGTGGAGGCACTGTCACGAGGATGATTGCGAGGTGCATCCGGTAACTTACCTCGCTCTGATAGGCGATAGCGTTCACAACTTCGTCGACGGAATTGTAATAGCCGCATCTTACCTTGTCGATTTTAAACTCGGCTTAATCTCCACTTTCGCCGTAGCTTCTCACGAGCTCCCCCAAGAGCTCGGAGACTTTTCAGTCCTCGTTTTCGGCGGTTTTAGCAAGAAAAAAGCCCTTCTTTTTAACTTTCTCACGGCTCTAACTGCAGTTTTTGGTGCGATTTTTGGATTTTTCCTGTTAAAAGAGCACGACGTAACGAGTTACCTCCTCGCCTTTGCAGCCGGCAACTTCACTTACGTGGCGAGCAGCGACTTAATTCCCGAACTTCACAAAGTGGCGGAATTTAAAAGATCTGCTGCAAGCTTTCTTTTCTTCGTCGTAGGGATATTTGTGATGTACCTTCTCAGTCGAGGACACCCTTAG
- a CDS encoding AbrB/MazE/SpoVT family DNA-binding domain-containing protein has protein sequence MKVRVDRYGRIVLPREIREILSIHENSELTLSVREDEIVIGVYREDLEKKVDDLIEFLKNNAPKAFVSEVEEEDKWITRKYSLEKIGLKE, from the coding sequence GTGAAAGTGAGGGTTGACAGGTATGGGAGAATAGTCCTGCCGAGGGAGATTAGGGAAATACTCAGCATTCACGAGAACTCCGAGCTTACGCTGAGTGTAAGGGAGGACGAGATAGTGATTGGAGTTTATAGGGAAGATCTTGAGAAAAAAGTGGACGATTTGATTGAATTTTTGAAGAATAACGCACCGAAAGCTTTTGTCTCTGAAGTCGAGGAGGAAGATAAATGGATAACGAGAAAGTACAGTTTGGAAAAGATCGGATTGAAGGAGTAG
- a CDS encoding SprT family zinc-dependent metalloprotease: protein MRVVVKSKRIPKKLEEEVKKVIKRYFPEIDGVLLYYTGSAYGKYLRDWKIALNPIILKKPKRILYHTVAHEVTHLIQWQQEKVRSKALKTEYSFLYTQRIPKGEKACEIWTYARHPDLVAPSYYLSVELKKLPNSKKFLSAGIEFYEERSFEIHRLAKKAIKLRERGVRNYIKWFLNELNSIFG, encoded by the coding sequence ATGCGGGTCGTTGTTAAGTCAAAAAGAATCCCGAAAAAGCTTGAAGAAGAAGTTAAAAAAGTTATCAAACGCTACTTTCCAGAAATTGACGGCGTTTTACTTTACTACACCGGCTCAGCTTACGGGAAGTACTTGCGAGACTGGAAAATCGCTTTGAACCCCATCATCCTAAAAAAACCGAAAAGGATTCTTTATCATACCGTAGCTCACGAAGTAACTCACCTCATTCAGTGGCAGCAGGAAAAGGTTAGGTCGAAGGCTTTGAAAACCGAGTATTCTTTTCTGTACACCCAGCGAATTCCGAAGGGTGAAAAAGCCTGCGAGATATGGACTTACGCAAGACATCCAGATTTGGTCGCTCCTTCTTATTACCTTAGCGTGGAGCTTAAAAAGCTGCCGAACTCGAAAAAGTTTTTGAGCGCTGGTATTGAATTTTACGAAGAACGCAGCTTCGAAATTCACAGATTGGCTAAAAAAGCAATTAAGCTTCGTGAACGAGGAGTGAGGAATTACATTAAATGGTTTTTAAACGAGCTGAATTCTATTTTTGGATAA
- a CDS encoding type IV pilin codes for MKEDKALTPTFGVLLALAITVLLSAMFYSGIDFSKLKEPIFAVLGISEKITPHEAGLGNTSQIVKIYNNGGDSIYVGKVKLVVKIYRDGELLKQVACQGFPVNNFSEAFCSGDDIIDESDLGYTVLGELHKSSDGYFSSGEFIGFRIKSDSVKLERGDVVQVEVIDIESGLILAKLEKIV; via the coding sequence ATGAAAGAAGATAAAGCTTTAACCCCAACCTTCGGAGTACTCTTAGCACTCGCTATTACTGTTTTGTTATCTGCGATGTTTTATTCGGGTATAGACTTCTCGAAGCTAAAAGAGCCGATATTCGCAGTTCTGGGGATAAGCGAGAAGATAACTCCACACGAAGCCGGATTGGGTAACACCTCTCAAATAGTAAAGATCTACAACAACGGTGGAGATAGCATATACGTGGGAAAAGTAAAGCTCGTGGTAAAGATATATAGAGATGGAGAGCTTTTAAAACAAGTAGCGTGTCAGGGATTTCCAGTAAATAATTTCTCGGAAGCGTTTTGCAGCGGAGACGACATTATTGATGAGTCGGATCTCGGCTACACTGTTCTTGGAGAACTTCACAAAAGTAGCGACGGCTATTTCTCTTCCGGAGAGTTCATCGGTTTCAGAATAAAAAGCGATAGCGTAAAGCTTGAAAGAGGCGACGTCGTACAGGTGGAAGTTATAGATATCGAAAGCGGGTTGATATTAGCGAAGCTTGAGAAAATCGTTTGA
- a CDS encoding winged helix-turn-helix transcriptional regulator produces MEDMNKAILRALAEIGRAASSKEIAEKLGVPTSKVSCRLAPLKKKGLIESPEKGKWVITEEGKKAIEA; encoded by the coding sequence ATGGAGGACATGAACAAGGCTATTTTGAGGGCTCTCGCAGAAATTGGAAGAGCAGCTTCATCCAAGGAAATAGCGGAAAAGCTTGGAGTCCCGACGAGCAAGGTAAGCTGCAGATTAGCTCCGCTGAAAAAGAAAGGGCTGATAGAATCTCCGGAAAAAGGAAAGTGGGTAATAACCGAAGAGGGTAAGAAGGCTATCGAAGCATGA
- a CDS encoding BtpA/SgcQ family protein encodes MKVIVSLHLKPLPGSPNFLNFEDCIDHAVRNAILIENCGADAIIIENFNDKPFFMKAPPETIASMSVIVREVIREVSIPVGVNVLRNDGVAALAIAKAAGAKFVRVNQMIFPAAMPEGFAKPIAAKMARYKRLLNCDAKIFADISVKHSVQLAKIEDFVDNIDRAYCDAVIVTGKKTGKPPEASTLRKIKELVDVPVILGSGATPENLRKYEADGVIVGTYVKEGEEYSCEKLKRVVSEAKKLGGELDL; translated from the coding sequence ATGAAGGTCATAGTTTCTCTTCATTTAAAACCACTTCCCGGCTCTCCAAATTTTTTAAACTTCGAAGACTGTATAGATCATGCTGTTAGAAATGCTATTTTAATCGAAAACTGCGGAGCAGATGCGATAATAATAGAGAACTTCAACGATAAGCCTTTTTTCATGAAAGCACCTCCTGAAACGATCGCTTCCATGAGCGTTATTGTGAGAGAAGTAATCAGAGAGGTTAGCATTCCGGTAGGAGTAAACGTTTTGAGAAATGATGGTGTAGCTGCTTTAGCAATAGCAAAAGCTGCCGGAGCTAAATTTGTTAGAGTTAATCAGATGATATTTCCGGCAGCAATGCCAGAAGGTTTCGCAAAACCCATCGCAGCGAAGATGGCGAGGTACAAAAGACTTCTTAACTGCGACGCTAAGATATTCGCAGATATCTCCGTCAAACATTCCGTGCAGCTTGCGAAAATCGAAGACTTCGTTGACAATATCGACAGAGCTTACTGCGATGCGGTAATCGTGACTGGAAAGAAGACTGGCAAGCCTCCAGAGGCAAGTACTTTAAGAAAAATAAAGGAACTCGTGGACGTGCCGGTAATTCTCGGAAGCGGAGCCACTCCCGAAAACCTGAGAAAGTACGAGGCTGATGGAGTTATAGTCGGAACTTACGTGAAGGAAGGAGAAGAATACTCCTGCGAAAAGTTAAAGCGAGTTGTTTCCGAGGCTAAAAAGCTTGGAGGAGAGTTAGATTTATAG
- a CDS encoding sulfurtransferase TusA family protein gives MKKVDCIGLFCPMPLYMTRKAVEEAEKGEIIEVLADDPAAKKDIPEWAERMGHEVLEIEEKDGIYRIVIRKG, from the coding sequence ATGAAGAAAGTTGATTGCATTGGGTTGTTCTGCCCCATGCCCCTTTACATGACGAGGAAAGCCGTAGAGGAAGCTGAAAAAGGTGAAATTATAGAAGTTCTCGCCGATGATCCGGCAGCTAAGAAAGATATTCCGGAGTGGGCTGAGAGGATGGGGCATGAGGTACTGGAAATAGAAGAGAAGGATGGAATTTACAGAATCGTGATTAGGAAGGGGTGA
- a CDS encoding cysteine desulfurase family protein, translating to MPYMDYVSGCPVDERVIEAMLPYFKHPGNPSSIHSVGLEARNAMEEARGKVASLINADSSEIVFTSGATESNNLAIIGYATRNKSKGKHIIVSAIEHISVINCAKFLQKNGFEVDYAPVDSYGKVKLDELENLVREDTILVSIQHANPEIGTIQDIEKIRDAIKDVTLHVDATASLGKIEVNVEKLGADMLTISSNDIYGPRGVGALYIRKGVRVNPVILGGGQERGLRGGTENVAAIVGFGRAAEITMEEWKSEAERLKKMRDRLIEGLLKIEDTFLNGHPTERLPNNASVRFSYIEGESIILSLDMEGIQASTGSACTSKTLQPSHVLMAIGLKHEEAHGSVVFSLGRWNKEEDVDYVLEKLPPIIERLRMMSPLYLKKKKGGG from the coding sequence ATGCCTTACATGGATTACGTTTCGGGCTGTCCTGTGGATGAAAGAGTTATCGAAGCTATGCTCCCCTACTTTAAGCATCCCGGAAACCCTTCATCAATTCACTCGGTAGGATTGGAGGCAAGAAATGCTATGGAAGAGGCGAGAGGAAAAGTCGCTTCTCTCATAAACGCCGACTCAAGCGAGATAGTTTTTACGAGCGGAGCGACGGAATCGAACAACCTCGCCATAATAGGATACGCGACGAGGAACAAAAGTAAAGGCAAACACATAATCGTAAGTGCTATAGAGCACATTTCAGTTATAAATTGCGCAAAGTTTCTTCAAAAAAACGGATTCGAAGTGGATTACGCTCCCGTCGACAGCTACGGGAAGGTAAAGCTCGATGAGCTCGAAAATCTTGTTAGAGAAGATACGATTCTCGTTTCAATACAGCACGCCAACCCCGAAATCGGAACGATTCAGGATATCGAAAAGATCAGAGATGCTATAAAAGATGTTACTCTACACGTCGACGCCACAGCGAGTTTGGGAAAGATAGAAGTAAACGTGGAAAAACTTGGCGCCGACATGCTCACAATTTCTTCAAACGACATATATGGTCCGAGAGGAGTCGGAGCTCTCTACATAAGGAAGGGCGTAAGAGTTAACCCCGTAATACTCGGAGGAGGTCAAGAGAGGGGACTAAGAGGAGGTACTGAGAACGTTGCAGCTATAGTTGGATTTGGTAGGGCGGCTGAAATTACGATGGAGGAGTGGAAGAGCGAAGCTGAAAGGCTTAAAAAGATGAGGGATCGGCTTATAGAAGGTCTGCTAAAGATAGAGGACACGTTCCTCAACGGGCATCCTACTGAAAGATTGCCCAACAACGCTTCGGTGAGGTTCAGCTACATAGAAGGGGAGTCGATAATTCTCAGCCTCGACATGGAGGGGATTCAAGCCTCTACAGGCTCAGCATGTACATCCAAAACTCTTCAGCCATCTCACGTCCTCATGGCAATAGGCTTAAAGCACGAAGAAGCTCACGGGAGCGTTGTTTTCAGCCTTGGAAGGTGGAATAAAGAGGAAGATGTCGACTACGTCCTCGAAAAGCTTCCACCGATAATAGAGAGGCTCAGAATGATGTCCCCCTTATACTTAAAAAAGAAGAAGGGAGGTGGTTAG
- the nifU gene encoding Fe-S cluster assembly scaffold protein NifU — MYSEKVMEHFRNPRNVGVIEDADGVGTVGNPVCGDMMTIYIKVKDDKIVDIKFQTFGCAAAIATSSMATELAKGKTLEEALKITKKTVAEALGGLPPQKMHCSNLAAEALKRAIADYLKKQGRIDELKRLGLDKLSEEEHEEEVCEV; from the coding sequence TTGTATAGCGAGAAGGTAATGGAGCATTTCAGAAATCCGCGAAATGTTGGAGTTATCGAAGACGCTGACGGCGTTGGAACCGTCGGCAATCCGGTTTGCGGAGATATGATGACCATCTACATCAAAGTCAAGGACGATAAAATAGTGGACATAAAATTCCAAACATTCGGTTGTGCGGCGGCAATAGCAACAAGCAGCATGGCTACAGAGCTTGCGAAGGGAAAGACGCTTGAAGAGGCTTTAAAAATTACGAAGAAAACAGTGGCTGAGGCTTTAGGAGGTTTACCTCCTCAGAAGATGCACTGCTCGAATCTTGCAGCGGAAGCTTTGAAAAGAGCTATAGCAGACTACTTGAAAAAGCAGGGGAGAATTGACGAGCTGAAAAGACTGGGACTGGATAAGCTGAGTGAAGAGGAGCATGAGGAAGAAGTTTGCGAAGTTTGA
- a CDS encoding ABC-ATPase domain-containing protein produces MIFKSLDGKSYGAYKKFLRDEIFSFENFYFKFTRIQSDPYAPPSVVEAVCDHEFSKEVVKNKNPSEDFIYRHLYSSLKKRSKKSGSGNSGYLGVPKPSNCILKRSAVEFKGKKLILRFFVGLPAKGRRIDGKEAERILKIRIPKAISEVLSISEDSILEQVMLYNDQQHIREVLKERNAVAFIAEGSILPRRDSLSEEPMKGAKPFRCQESESLELPSGKVVRGLFIPQGLTVITGGAYHGKTTMLEAIQRGIYNHVRGDGREFVVARDCILIFAEDGRFVNSVDISTFIDKLPSGENTRFFSSKDASGSTSMASSIAEAIEAGFEAMLIDEDTSATNLLYKDEVMEKLIRKDPIKPLCNQIKSMIEKTGVSVILVSGASSTYLPLADKILLVEEYEPKALKVSFRSKAEKVEFKVPRERTFLGIKGLGRVKVKGFRIVLEISNRKYEIDLSKNPRIVEEGQVKLIARGIERFGREKTKAKKLAEKFNEALKEKGFEFFKKPVTPDLAEVDGKDFLWTLNRLPADFG; encoded by the coding sequence ATGATTTTTAAAAGCTTGGACGGAAAGAGCTACGGAGCATATAAGAAGTTTTTGAGAGATGAAATCTTTTCCTTCGAAAACTTTTACTTTAAATTCACAAGAATTCAATCCGATCCGTACGCTCCTCCCTCCGTTGTCGAAGCAGTTTGCGACCACGAATTTTCGAAGGAGGTTGTAAAAAATAAGAATCCTTCGGAAGACTTCATCTACAGACATCTTTATTCTTCCCTGAAAAAGAGGAGTAAAAAGAGCGGAAGCGGAAACAGCGGGTATCTTGGCGTACCTAAACCGAGTAACTGCATTCTAAAGAGGAGTGCCGTCGAGTTTAAAGGCAAAAAGCTGATTCTTCGGTTTTTTGTAGGGCTCCCAGCTAAAGGGAGGAGAATAGACGGAAAAGAGGCTGAAAGAATTTTGAAGATAAGAATTCCAAAAGCTATAAGCGAAGTTCTCTCGATAAGCGAGGACTCTATTTTAGAGCAAGTAATGCTTTACAACGATCAGCAGCACATCAGAGAAGTCTTGAAGGAGAGAAATGCTGTGGCGTTTATAGCCGAGGGGAGCATACTTCCGAGGAGGGACAGTCTCTCCGAAGAGCCGATGAAAGGTGCGAAACCGTTCAGGTGTCAAGAAAGCGAGAGCCTGGAACTTCCGAGTGGAAAAGTTGTGAGAGGTTTGTTCATTCCTCAAGGCTTGACTGTAATAACCGGCGGCGCCTACCACGGAAAAACTACGATGCTTGAGGCGATACAGAGGGGAATATACAACCACGTTAGGGGAGACGGAAGAGAATTCGTCGTAGCGAGAGATTGCATTTTAATTTTCGCAGAAGACGGAAGATTCGTTAATAGCGTTGACATCTCAACTTTCATCGATAAATTGCCCTCTGGAGAGAATACGAGGTTTTTCTCTTCAAAAGACGCGAGCGGCTCGACAAGCATGGCATCAAGCATAGCTGAGGCTATAGAAGCTGGATTCGAAGCGATGCTCATCGATGAAGATACAAGCGCAACCAACTTGCTTTACAAAGACGAGGTCATGGAGAAGCTGATTAGAAAAGATCCGATAAAGCCTCTCTGCAACCAAATCAAAAGCATGATAGAGAAAACTGGTGTTAGCGTAATTCTTGTCTCCGGAGCCTCCTCAACGTACTTGCCCCTGGCAGACAAAATACTTTTAGTGGAGGAGTACGAGCCAAAAGCTCTGAAAGTTTCGTTTAGATCTAAGGCGGAAAAAGTGGAATTCAAAGTGCCAAGGGAAAGAACCTTTCTCGGAATAAAAGGTTTGGGAAGAGTTAAAGTCAAAGGATTCCGAATAGTCCTCGAAATTTCAAACAGAAAATACGAAATAGATCTATCAAAGAATCCAAGAATTGTGGAGGAAGGGCAGGTGAAGCTTATAGCGAGGGGAATAGAAAGGTTTGGAAGGGAAAAGACTAAAGCGAAAAAACTTGCAGAAAAGTTCAACGAAGCTTTAAAAGAAAAAGGCTTTGAGTTCTTTAAAAAGCCGGTCACTCCGGATTTAGCTGAAGTTGACGGAAAAGACTTTCTATGGACTCTCAACAGGCTTCCAGCGGATTTCGGTTAA
- a CDS encoding chloride channel protein translates to MEIRPPLLLRHLLILSIIVGIFSGLAAFVFFLMLDVSSEFFFEVLDSFNPPAPKGETSLDFFSVKLGIFPLWILPAIGGLLSGVIVYKLAPEAEGHGTDAVIRAFHRLRGKVRWRVPFVKAVASAITIGSGGSAGREGPIAQIGSGVGAILADILKLSDKDRRILLVCGVAGGIGSIFRAPFGGALFGVEVLYKRDAELDAIIPAFVSSITAFTVFEVLMSHVTELKFASTPIFIATDVGLQSPVELFFHSLTGILAAGVAIAYVKCFYSIHNLFRRLKAPNILKPFVGGIITGAIGVFVPQALGMSYGYVQLAIDGKLVMSVALLILFGKILATSFTVGSGGSGGVFAPSIVIGSMLGAVVGDLASNFAITGAKSNFVLVGMSAFISAVAKTPLASIMMVLEMTGSYKLLPALMLASTLSYYLSGDVSIYSEQVNSRVESPAHRREMTVDVLENIKVKEAMTPADKVMTLSPKNTISDVLLAINSTGHLGYPVVENGKLVGIITLEDVLRVPEEKRDSVKVEEVMTKEVITISPEASLEDALRLLEKYKIGRLPVVEDSKLVGLITRSDIIRAHAKAISSIS, encoded by the coding sequence GTGGAAATTAGACCGCCCTTACTTCTCAGACACCTCTTGATTCTTTCGATAATTGTCGGGATTTTCTCCGGCTTAGCAGCCTTTGTCTTCTTCCTAATGCTTGACGTTTCCTCCGAATTTTTCTTTGAAGTTCTTGACTCCTTCAATCCACCAGCTCCGAAAGGGGAAACGAGCTTGGACTTCTTCAGCGTAAAGCTCGGCATATTTCCCCTATGGATCCTCCCGGCAATAGGTGGTTTGCTGAGCGGAGTGATAGTTTACAAGCTCGCTCCAGAAGCTGAGGGACACGGGACAGATGCAGTAATAAGAGCCTTTCACAGGCTGAGAGGAAAGGTTAGGTGGAGAGTTCCATTTGTGAAGGCTGTTGCTTCGGCAATAACGATAGGAAGTGGAGGAAGTGCCGGAAGAGAAGGACCGATAGCGCAAATAGGTTCTGGAGTTGGAGCAATTTTGGCTGATATCTTAAAGCTTTCCGACAAAGACAGGAGAATTTTACTCGTTTGCGGAGTTGCCGGAGGGATAGGAAGTATTTTCAGAGCTCCCTTCGGAGGAGCTTTGTTCGGAGTTGAGGTGCTGTATAAAAGAGATGCGGAGCTCGACGCTATAATCCCCGCTTTCGTGTCATCAATAACCGCTTTTACCGTTTTCGAAGTTTTGATGAGCCACGTTACGGAGTTAAAATTTGCGTCAACCCCAATTTTCATAGCAACAGACGTGGGTTTGCAAAGTCCGGTAGAGCTTTTCTTCCACTCACTAACGGGAATTCTGGCTGCGGGGGTTGCGATAGCTTACGTTAAATGCTTTTACTCGATCCACAATCTTTTCAGGAGGTTAAAAGCACCGAACATTCTTAAACCCTTCGTAGGCGGGATAATCACCGGAGCTATAGGTGTTTTCGTTCCTCAGGCTTTGGGAATGAGCTACGGATACGTTCAGCTTGCAATAGACGGAAAGCTCGTGATGAGCGTCGCTTTGCTAATCCTCTTCGGAAAGATCTTGGCAACGTCCTTTACAGTTGGTAGCGGAGGTAGTGGAGGAGTTTTCGCTCCTTCTATAGTCATAGGAAGCATGCTCGGAGCCGTTGTGGGAGATTTGGCGAGCAACTTCGCCATCACCGGAGCGAAATCTAATTTCGTTCTCGTAGGTATGTCCGCATTTATTTCCGCCGTAGCTAAAACACCATTAGCTTCAATCATGATGGTTCTTGAGATGACCGGAAGCTACAAGCTCCTTCCAGCTCTGATGCTCGCTTCGACACTCTCCTACTATTTAAGCGGTGACGTTTCCATCTACAGCGAGCAAGTTAATTCGAGGGTGGAATCTCCGGCTCACAGAAGGGAGATGACCGTCGATGTTCTCGAAAACATAAAAGTAAAAGAGGCTATGACTCCAGCAGACAAAGTTATGACACTCTCTCCGAAAAACACGATCTCAGACGTTCTGCTGGCAATAAACTCCACCGGACACCTCGGCTATCCAGTTGTGGAAAACGGAAAACTCGTAGGAATTATAACCCTTGAAGACGTTTTGCGAGTTCCAGAGGAGAAAAGAGATAGCGTGAAGGTTGAAGAAGTCATGACGAAAGAAGTGATTACGATTTCTCCTGAGGCATCTCTGGAAGACGCTTTACGACTTCTTGAAAAATACAAAATTGGAAGGCTGCCGGTCGTTGAAGACTCGAAGCTCGTAGGATTGATAACGAGGTCGGATATTATCAGAGCCCACGCGAAGGCGATTTCCAGTATTTCTTAA
- a CDS encoding phosphoglycerate kinase, whose product MLDGIPTLDDIQYSGKKVLLRVDINSPIVESRILDTTRFESHYETLKELENSAVAILAHQSRPGKDDFTTLEAHAEVLERIVGREVEYLDEIFSSCVIKRVKRLKPGEIVLLENVRFYSEEQLKRSPEEHANCIMVRKLAPLFDLYVNDAFSASHRPHASLIGFPPVMPSVAGRLVEKEVKALSKALRSEGRKIFILGGAKIEDSVKVLKNVLENGIADKVALTGVVANYFLKLSGFKLGEENEKIIEENKDGVNDEEMKKLLEKYKDKIILPVDVAIDANGEREDVKLEEFKGGMIKDIGFETISMLAEEIPKYDIAVINGPAGVFEEEAFATGTAEVLKAVAKAGYSVVGGGHIATAARLFGIARKIDHISTGGGASIRFLSGESLVALEVLKKYWKSPSRGL is encoded by the coding sequence ATGTTAGACGGAATCCCTACTCTTGACGACATTCAGTATTCTGGAAAGAAGGTTCTTCTCAGGGTCGACATAAACTCTCCCATTGTGGAATCAAGGATCCTCGACACGACGAGGTTTGAAAGTCACTACGAAACCCTAAAAGAGCTGGAAAATTCTGCCGTGGCAATATTAGCTCACCAAAGTCGTCCGGGTAAGGATGATTTCACGACCCTCGAAGCTCATGCGGAAGTTCTTGAGAGAATAGTTGGAAGGGAAGTTGAGTATCTCGACGAGATCTTCTCTTCGTGCGTAATAAAAAGAGTTAAGAGGTTGAAACCTGGAGAAATTGTTCTTCTCGAAAACGTCAGGTTTTACTCCGAAGAACAGCTCAAAAGGTCTCCTGAAGAGCACGCTAACTGCATAATGGTTAGAAAGCTTGCTCCCCTCTTCGATCTTTATGTTAACGACGCTTTTTCAGCCTCTCACAGACCTCACGCAAGTTTAATCGGCTTTCCTCCCGTAATGCCGTCCGTGGCTGGAAGGCTTGTTGAAAAGGAAGTCAAAGCTTTATCGAAAGCTTTGAGGAGTGAAGGAAGAAAAATATTCATTCTCGGAGGAGCGAAAATAGAGGATTCTGTTAAGGTTTTGAAAAACGTCCTTGAGAACGGAATAGCAGATAAGGTCGCTTTGACCGGAGTTGTGGCGAACTACTTCTTAAAGCTTTCAGGATTCAAGCTTGGGGAGGAGAACGAGAAAATTATAGAGGAGAACAAGGACGGAGTGAATGATGAGGAGATGAAGAAGCTCCTTGAAAAGTATAAGGACAAGATAATTCTCCCCGTTGACGTTGCGATTGATGCGAACGGCGAGAGGGAGGACGTGAAGCTTGAAGAGTTCAAAGGAGGGATGATAAAGGACATAGGATTCGAAACAATCTCGATGCTTGCTGAGGAAATTCCAAAGTACGACATAGCTGTTATAAACGGTCCCGCTGGAGTTTTCGAGGAAGAAGCTTTCGCAACAGGTACGGCGGAAGTTTTAAAGGCTGTGGCTAAAGCAGGCTATTCCGTCGTTGGTGGTGGTCACATAGCTACGGCAGCAAGGCTCTTCGGAATAGCGAGGAAAATAGACCACATTTCCACCGGAGGGGGAGCGAGCATAAGATTTCTTAGTGGCGAGAGTCTCGTGGCGCTGGAAGTGCTTAAGAAATACTGGAAATCGCCTTCGCGTGGGCTCTGA
- the albA gene encoding DNA-binding protein Alba produces MAENAVFVGNKPVMNYVLAVLTQFNSGAKEVAIKARGRAISRAVDVAEIVRKRFLPDVDVKDIKISTEKVESEQGEANISAIEIVLAKKE; encoded by the coding sequence GTGGCAGAAAATGCTGTGTTTGTTGGGAACAAGCCTGTAATGAACTACGTTTTGGCTGTTTTGACGCAATTCAACAGCGGAGCGAAGGAAGTTGCAATTAAAGCGAGAGGGAGAGCCATAAGCAGAGCAGTTGACGTAGCGGAAATAGTGAGGAAGAGATTTCTCCCTGACGTGGACGTGAAGGACATAAAGATCTCCACCGAGAAGGTTGAGAGCGAGCAGGGAGAGGCGAACATCTCGGCTATAGAAATCGTTCTGGCTAAAAAGGAGTAA